The nucleotide window TCGTGCTCTGGCTGTTCAACGAGGAGTTCATGGACGAGAGTCCACGCTTCGGCGTCTTACTTCTCATCGCGATCGTCGCGGTCGGCCTCGGGCCGGGGACGCGTGACATGGCGCGAGCGACGATCGGGATCTGAGCGCCGGGTTCGAATTTTCGATCCGGAGGATCGTATCCTACGGGAACGGGTGTCGGTCGCGGTCGAGTCGGGGTTCGAACCCCATCGAGACGGGCACCTCGCGAGCACGCTCACCGAACGGCACGTCGGATTCGGCCCACGGCTGTGCGCCGGGGACGATCGCTCGGGCCGCCGCAAGCCCCATCGTCGCGACGTCGGGCGGGGTGAGATCGACGGCGTACGCGTCGAGATCGACGTCCGCGAGCCGGTCGACGAGGCTCTCGACGGGAGCGTCCGTGTCGACACCGAGGCCGGCGGCCGGCACCGACCGATCCGGATCGAGCAGGTCCTCGACGGCCGGCGGTCGATCGGCGTACGGAACGTGCCCGCCCGCGGCCTCCGAACGCCCGATGCGGCGCAGTTCCATCCAGTTCTGGACGGCCTCGCGGAGCGCGTCCTGGGCGGCGGCGACCGGATCGAGCGCCGCGGCAGTCGCGATCGAAAAGGCCGGCCACTTCTCGCGGTGGAGTGCGACGGCGACGACGGGGACGTCGACGTCCTGGGTCACGAGCAGTGTGGTCACCCGACAGTCGCTGGTCACCCGACCGACGAGTCGGTCGAACCGCTCGTCGTCGATATCCAGGCCGAGCGGATCGGCCGACGAATACCAGAACAGCATGGCGGCGTCGCGCTCGATCACTTCGAGCAGGCCACGGCGGATCGCATCAGGGCGGTCGTCACCCAGCGCGAGTCCGGTCGTCGTGCCCCGACTGTCCGCGGGCGCGGGATAGACGACGCGGTCGGCGGGGACGGCGACGCGCGCGTCGTCGCTCAGCCGGCGGCCCGACAGCCACCCGGCGTCGGGGTCGCTCGGCGCGACGAACGCCGCCGGATCGACGCGCTCGTCGGGCACGGCGCGTCGGTCCTCGGGCGTGACCGTCGCGGCGGCGTAGCGTTCGTAGGCCTCACCGAGCGCGGCCATCGAGGCGTCCTGCCAGTCGGGCGCGACGCCGGCGGCCTGGAGACGCGGCGTGCGATCGAGAAAGCCCGACGGATCGGCGAGTTCGGCCAGATAGTAGGGCAGCGGTTCGGTTTCGAGTTCGCCCGCGGAGGTGACGATCCCGACGCGGTCGTCGCGGCCGATTTCGGCGCGCTGAAGCGGGGCCATCGAGTCGTCGCTCGTCGGGGGAACGGTGCCCTCTCGGCAGTCACAGCCTGGAACGGGTAACAGTCGCCGTTCGGCGTGGGGTGATTCGAGGACGCGATCGATCGGATCGCCCGCCCCGGTCAGGAGGTCGTACGCCTGCCGGGCGGCACTCGCACCCGCGAGGTGCGCGATCGGTTCTGTGACGTCGTCGACGGTTGCCTCGTCGGTCGTCGCCGCGACGCGATCGCACAGACACGCATAACAGGGCGACCCGTCGAACGCCGTGATCGCGAATTCGACGACGCCGTGGCCCGCGATCCCACCGAGTTCGACCGCGAGCCAGGGGATCGCGTGCTCACGACAGCGTCGATCCACGTCGTGAAACGCCTCGGATCCGGACGCAGCGATCGCGATCACACAGTCGGCGTCCGCGACGCTGGCGGTCTGTTCGACGTCGAAATCGGTCTCGGCAAGTGCACTCCGGGCGGCCGATGCGGCCGGGCCAGTACTCAGAATGGCGACGTCCATATGCGGGCGACGACCGGGGGGACCAAAACAGCGGCGTCAGGAACCAGAGGAGAGGAGACTCTGGGCGACCGACGCGAGTTCGTTGCTCTCGGCCCGTTCGAGGCGGTCGTCACCGACCATCAGGCGCAGTCGCGGGCGACCGACGTCGATCGGGACCTTCTCGGTGTCGATCAAGCCCATGTCTTCGAGTTGGGTCTTCGTTCGCGAGAACGTCGCCTTGCTCGCGAGGCCGACGTCTTCGCCCCACTTCGAGATGTCGTAGAGCAACTCGCCGTTCTTGGCGGCGGCGAGCAGACTGATCGTCACCTCGTCGAGGCCGTCGCCGTCGCCTCGTGCGGTCTGGAGGCTGTCGAGGACGGCGTCGAAGTCCTCGGCGGTGTCCGCGCTGATGTCGGCGGACAACGATTCCCGGACGCGTGTGAGCGGCGGCGTCCGCAGCGAGTACTCCTCGGCGGCGTCCCACCGGTCGCTGTAGTACGACCAGGTGTGATCGACGAACGCGTCGGTCGCGGTCTGGATCCCGGCGAACTGGTCTCCGACCGCAGTGATCGAGACCACGCGGTCGTCGGTGACCACCAGCGAGTTCATCGGCGGTTCGTCCAGGATCTTGATGGTCAGTCGGTCGTCGACCGAGAGGTCAGCAGCGCGACTCGCGACGAGGAAGTCGTCCATGACGTCCTTGAGCGGCCGTTCCGCGACGAACAGACGGACGCTCGGGGGGTCGACCGTCCCGTCGAGAACACTCATGAGCTCTCTGATTGTTTCGCGTGAGGGGTTGACGACGAAGACGTCGTCGGTGGCGTCGATCGCCGCCGACAGTACCTCGTCGGTCGCGCCCTCCAGGAGGGTTTCAGTTGCCATGCGATAGACATAGTTACACGATGCTTGCATTTAATCCCATCGGCCATCTTAGATTTATTTCAGAGTTATGCAACGACAAGGGCTGACGGCCCCCATTGCCATCCCTCAAGTACCCGATTTCAGACCTATCGGAATACATTACCTCTATCGATGTTCGAAGCCCCTCTCTGTGGGTCGGCCTATCCCGATGAAGATGATATATAGGTCGACGAACGCGCCCGTCACCGTCCGCGCGTCGAGCCAGGTCGCTATTTTCCGCGACTGATACTGGATGCGAGATCCCCCCGGCCCGAATCAGCGAATTTCGGTGACTAACTCCTCAGACCAGTTGAATTCGCCGTTATAGATGACTGGCAGCGACGAATCTTCGAGTATCGGGAGTAATTCTCGGGCGCGCATGGTCCGCTCTGTATCCTGTCCGAACAGATACGGTTCGTCACCGAACGGTGGTTCGTGGAGTCGACCGACACTCCGTGCGGGGACGGTCTCGTACGAGACCTCGAAGGCCTCGCCCGCGTCTTCGAGCCAGATCACGGCGGGGTGAGCGGTCGTCGGGACGAGCGCGTCGGTGCCGTCACCGACGACGGCGTAGTCGGTACTCATCATGATGCGGCGTCGAGCGAGTTGCATCGCTCGGCCGATCGAGAAGCCGTGCATCAGGAGTTTCGCGAACGCCGTGCCGACCTTCGCGGCGTGTTCGTCGAGGACCGCGCGGAGCGTGGCCGCACCCGCGACGCTCCCGGCCTCGACGAGGCCCAGGCCCTCTTCGTAGGAGCCACACGCGTTGAGGAAAAAGGATCGCGTCCGCGAGCGCTCGATTTCGGTCGTCGAGAGGTAGCCGTCCGCACACTGCAGGCCCTCGGGTTCGCAGTGGCCGATGTAGTGCAGGAAGTCCGCCCCGGATTCGATGCGCTCGCGAAGTTCGGCTTTCGTCAGCGAACGTGCGATCGAGACGTCGATCGGCATGTCTTCGGCGCGCTCGCGGTAGATGTCAGCGACGGCGTCGTGTTCGCCGGCCATCTCGCCGTCGTTGAGTACGAGATCGATCTCGAAGGTGTCACTCGCTCGCGTGCGGTAGTCGGTCCGATTGAGATACGCCGATCGGGTCGTCTTGAACGCGTCGAGTGGCGTCCCCGGCGCGAGCCAGGCAGTGACGCGACCGCCACTCTCCGAGGGTTTGACGACCGTCGAGGGGTTCGCACAGTCGAGGTCACACGTCGATCGGGTGAACCCCTCCGAGAGGCTCTCGTCGAGCAACGCGGCCTCGTCGAGTTCGGTCGCGTCGGGCAGGCGGATCAGACTCAAGTCGTCGAGCAGATGGGAGAGCACGCTCGCGTTCCCCGGCGTCGGATCGACGAACGTCGAGAGGTGCCACTCGGGCAGTCGGTCGGACAGGTCCTCACCCGCGACCGCGAGATACCGTTCGAGACGGGCCGCCGAGTCGAGTTCGCGGACGTGATCGGCGTCGAGATCGATGGCGTCGAGGATCGGCGCGTTCGTCGCGTCGGTCGCGCCGGTATCGCGCACGAGACAGTCAAGATAGAAAAACTGGC belongs to Halococcoides cellulosivorans and includes:
- the tbsP gene encoding transcriptional regulator TbsP, which translates into the protein MATETLLEGATDEVLSAAIDATDDVFVVNPSRETIRELMSVLDGTVDPPSVRLFVAERPLKDVMDDFLVASRAADLSVDDRLTIKILDEPPMNSLVVTDDRVVSITAVGDQFAGIQTATDAFVDHTWSYYSDRWDAAEEYSLRTPPLTRVRESLSADISADTAEDFDAVLDSLQTARGDGDGLDEVTISLLAAAKNGELLYDISKWGEDVGLASKATFSRTKTQLEDMGLIDTEKVPIDVGRPRLRLMVGDDRLERAESNELASVAQSLLSSGS
- a CDS encoding YcaO-like family protein; amino-acid sequence: MDVAILSTGPAASAARSALAETDFDVEQTASVADADCVIAIAASGSEAFHDVDRRCREHAIPWLAVELGGIAGHGVVEFAITAFDGSPCYACLCDRVAATTDEATVDDVTEPIAHLAGASAARQAYDLLTGAGDPIDRVLESPHAERRLLPVPGCDCREGTVPPTSDDSMAPLQRAEIGRDDRVGIVTSAGELETEPLPYYLAELADPSGFLDRTPRLQAAGVAPDWQDASMAALGEAYERYAAATVTPEDRRAVPDERVDPAAFVAPSDPDAGWLSGRRLSDDARVAVPADRVVYPAPADSRGTTTGLALGDDRPDAIRRGLLEVIERDAAMLFWYSSADPLGLDIDDERFDRLVGRVTSDCRVTTLLVTQDVDVPVVAVALHREKWPAFSIATAAALDPVAAAQDALREAVQNWMELRRIGRSEAAGGHVPYADRPPAVEDLLDPDRSVPAAGLGVDTDAPVESLVDRLADVDLDAYAVDLTPPDVATMGLAAARAIVPGAQPWAESDVPFGERAREVPVSMGFEPRLDRDRHPFP